In a genomic window of Rhodothermales bacterium:
- a CDS encoding VOC family protein, translating into HFPQGVINTIEVADVEATISAVEDSGGEKVHGPEAIPGVGLHAYCSDPEGTIFGVLQSTT; encoded by the coding sequence CATTTCCCGCAGGGTGTAATTAATACAATCGAGGTCGCTGATGTCGAGGCGACGATCTCTGCGGTCGAGGATTCCGGTGGGGAGAAGGTTCATGGTCCTGAAGCGATTCCAGGCGTCGGGTTGCACGCGTACTGCTCCGATCCGGAGGGCACGATCTTTGGCGTGCTTCAGTCGACGACAT